A single genomic interval of Vairimorpha necatrix chromosome 5, complete sequence harbors:
- a CDS encoding anaphase-promoting complex subunit 10, with protein sequence MDCRLSSYKKNNSLKELISNEMSEYWATDDSLPHGIQIKFHKLTYVEEIRLFLSFSQDDSYTPKEIEIRTGMTLSTMESILVVTLMEPEGLLSLSVKQVCFYLQIIILSNHQEGKDSHIRNLKIMESKNKEMYIKIPE encoded by the coding sequence aaaacaactcTTTAAAAGAGCTCATCTCAAATGAAATGAGCGAGTACTGGGCCACTGACGACTCCCTCCCCCACGGCatccaaataaaattccATAAATTGACTTATGTAGAAGAAATAAGACTCTTCCTTAGCTTCTCTCAAGATGATAGTTACACACCCAAGGAAATAGAAATAAGAACAGGCATGACCCTGAGCACTATGGAGAGTATCTTAGTAGTCACACTTATGGAGCCAGAGGGACTTCTCTCTCTGAGTGTCAAACAAGTGTgcttttatttacaaataatcATTTTGTCAAATCATCAAGAAGGAAAAGATTCACACATAAGAAACTTAAAGATAATGGAAtctaaaaacaaagaaatgTACATTAAAATACCCGAATAA